A genome region from Nocardia sp. NBC_00565 includes the following:
- a CDS encoding conjugal transfer protein produces the protein MVARRRRDNVIVAVLAVLAILGGGHAILDWFATDPPPPSDSATPATVGRAQLAGSFAEQFIVTYLGSVAGQQDRLGEYVGGSAQQITLPTTARQVSEPMVVYVARIGSFDALEVWSVTVSVRVGKTTGAAGTTGTVGTAAEARQYYRVGVSVLNGRLRALSLPALVEPPSRGADLAQAYSSPCTTDTPLAQVASGFLTAYLTGTGDVGRYITLDAGIAALRPAPFTAVETVAVTSDDNSCGTARSTAQVLATVNPKGDGGAAATLAYPLTMVRDGGQWQVQSVDSVPAMTNPPAVVAEQDSRGSRPSTSVTSSVPSSVAQIPRATQN, from the coding sequence ATGGTCGCACGCCGCCGCCGCGACAATGTGATCGTCGCGGTGCTCGCGGTGCTCGCGATCCTGGGCGGTGGCCACGCGATCCTCGACTGGTTCGCCACGGATCCGCCGCCACCGTCCGACAGTGCCACGCCCGCGACCGTCGGACGCGCGCAGTTGGCCGGTTCGTTCGCCGAGCAGTTCATCGTGACCTACCTGGGTTCGGTTGCCGGACAACAGGATCGGCTCGGTGAATATGTCGGCGGCAGTGCGCAGCAGATCACGCTGCCGACGACTGCGCGGCAGGTGTCGGAACCGATGGTGGTGTACGTGGCGCGCATCGGCAGCTTCGACGCACTCGAGGTTTGGTCGGTAACCGTATCGGTTCGGGTCGGCAAGACCACCGGAGCCGCGGGGACTACCGGGACCGTCGGGACCGCCGCCGAGGCGCGGCAGTACTACCGGGTCGGAGTATCGGTGCTCAACGGGCGACTGCGGGCGTTATCGCTGCCCGCCCTGGTGGAACCGCCCAGCCGGGGTGCGGATCTGGCACAGGCGTATTCCTCGCCGTGCACGACCGATACCCCGCTGGCTCAAGTGGCTTCGGGTTTCTTGACGGCGTACTTGACCGGTACCGGAGACGTGGGTCGATACATCACCTTGGACGCCGGGATCGCCGCCTTGCGCCCGGCCCCGTTCACCGCCGTGGAGACCGTCGCGGTCACCTCCGATGACAACAGTTGCGGCACCGCGCGATCGACGGCGCAGGTGCTGGCCACGGTCAATCCCAAGGGCGACGGCGGCGCGGCCGCGACGCTGGCCTACCCGCTGACCATGGTGCGCGACGGTGGCCAGTGGCAGGTGCAGTCGGTGGATTCCGTCCCCGCAATGACGAATCCGCCGGCCGTGGTCGCGGAGCAGGACTCGCGCGGAAGCCGCCCCTCGACCTCGGTCACCTCCTCGGTGCCATCGTCGGTGGCACAGATTCCGCGGGCGACCCAGAACTGA
- a CDS encoding GAF domain-containing protein, with amino-acid sequence MTSGAVIPWITIETLTPEAMSVASVGEAPREFADWQRVLQRLLARTPALYDSLKTRSLVDALRAARDGAEDVDLTIQTGSGPHLLRIHPVFGPGGDVHAVRLWMGSATATCPVLPAAVGAIWDLGTQTIQQPIGATRLTGNSAEQYAPVMSIAELFHRISGFNRHAEVLDLLYSPKPGDKLQFDVTVHDGPERPGRWRITIRARDDDRTHGAWLLIEDVTSDNEFSEWPTLERVGLREAHRRAGTHLAILQTERASISHWLTDPAPWIRWDYLFRPVDVFHPDDRIRLVGLTDRLQSGDTAGVTVRALNYGGGYTPTSLLLYPYPGYPSRQLAIAQLVRVADDVPMLESGRDAQESPQGQAPIGYDDQLQYRLAHRLKRSPAY; translated from the coding sequence ATGACGAGTGGCGCAGTAATTCCTTGGATAACGATCGAGACGTTGACGCCCGAGGCGATGTCGGTGGCATCGGTAGGGGAAGCGCCGCGGGAGTTCGCCGACTGGCAGCGTGTGCTACAGCGGCTGCTGGCGAGGACACCGGCTCTCTATGACAGTCTGAAGACTCGGAGCTTGGTCGACGCCCTACGCGCGGCGCGCGACGGGGCCGAGGATGTGGATCTGACAATCCAGACCGGTTCGGGGCCGCACCTGCTGCGGATCCATCCGGTGTTCGGACCCGGCGGAGATGTGCACGCGGTCCGGTTGTGGATGGGCTCTGCCACTGCGACATGTCCGGTGCTGCCGGCCGCGGTGGGTGCGATCTGGGACCTCGGTACCCAGACCATCCAGCAACCGATCGGCGCGACGCGGCTGACCGGCAATTCGGCCGAGCAGTATGCGCCGGTGATGTCGATCGCCGAATTGTTCCATCGGATCTCGGGATTCAATCGACATGCCGAGGTTCTGGATCTGCTCTACAGTCCCAAACCCGGTGACAAGCTCCAATTCGACGTCACGGTGCACGATGGGCCGGAGCGGCCGGGGCGGTGGCGCATCACCATCCGGGCCCGCGACGACGACCGGACCCACGGCGCGTGGTTGCTGATCGAGGATGTCACCTCGGACAACGAATTCTCGGAATGGCCGACGCTGGAACGAGTCGGTTTGCGGGAGGCGCACCGCCGGGCCGGAACTCACCTCGCGATCCTGCAGACCGAGCGCGCCAGCATCTCGCACTGGCTCACGGATCCGGCGCCCTGGATCCGCTGGGACTACCTGTTCCGGCCGGTGGACGTCTTCCATCCGGACGACCGTATCCGGTTGGTGGGCCTCACTGATCGGCTGCAATCGGGGGATACCGCGGGTGTCACGGTGCGGGCGCTCAACTACGGCGGTGGTTACACGCCGACATCGCTGCTGCTCTACCCGTATCCCGGATATCCGAGTCGGCAACTGGCTATCGCACAGCTGGTTCGGGTTGCCGACGATGTGCCGATGCTGGAATCCGGGCGCGACGCGCAGGAATCCCCGCAGGGGCAGGCGCCGATCGGTTACGACGATCAGCTGCAGTATCGGCTCGCACATCGATTGAAACGTAGTCCGGCGTACTGA
- a CDS encoding ROK family protein, translating into MTMLALEIGPHGFAASRVAEDVGEDDIRRSPIPARAAWDACRDLLLEVAGGDEVTSVGIGSAGPIDMAAGVVAPSEIAEWRTGFGIVEAVQKLFPAAPIHLAFDGVCLALAERNFGGTQDVMDALSIMVSDRIGGGVMIGGFVMVGRTGNAGHIGHVLVPGFDDLCECGGRGCLEAVAGGAFTLKWARAQGWQGKSVDDLIEAAQAGDEIALAALSRAGTALGRAIASVAALLDLDRVIVGGPLARPGTALWKSLGAAVATHARLSFLTGLRVVPSELGEVGVLAGAGVLALSVQG; encoded by the coding sequence ATGACGATGTTGGCGTTGGAGATCGGGCCACACGGTTTCGCGGCGAGTCGAGTGGCCGAAGACGTCGGCGAAGACGACATTCGGCGTAGCCCGATTCCTGCCCGTGCGGCATGGGACGCTTGCCGAGACCTGCTACTCGAGGTCGCGGGCGGCGATGAGGTCACCAGCGTCGGCATCGGCTCGGCGGGTCCGATCGATATGGCGGCCGGTGTCGTGGCGCCCTCCGAAATTGCCGAGTGGCGGACCGGTTTCGGCATCGTCGAGGCGGTTCAGAAGCTATTTCCCGCTGCGCCGATACACCTGGCCTTCGACGGTGTCTGCCTGGCCTTGGCCGAGCGTAACTTCGGTGGCACACAGGACGTGATGGACGCTCTGTCGATCATGGTTTCCGACCGGATCGGCGGCGGCGTCATGATCGGCGGTTTCGTGATGGTCGGGCGTACCGGTAACGCCGGGCATATCGGGCATGTACTGGTTCCGGGCTTCGACGACCTCTGTGAATGCGGGGGGCGTGGGTGCCTGGAGGCAGTGGCCGGCGGTGCGTTCACACTGAAATGGGCGCGCGCGCAAGGCTGGCAGGGAAAATCTGTGGATGACCTGATCGAAGCTGCTCAGGCCGGTGACGAGATCGCGCTCGCAGCGCTGAGTCGAGCCGGAACGGCGCTCGGTCGGGCGATCGCTTCGGTGGCGGCACTGCTCGACCTCGATCGGGTGATCGTCGGCGGCCCGTTGGCTCGGCCTGGTACCGCGCTGTGGAAATCGCTCGGTGCGGCCGTTGCCACGCATGCCAGATTGAGCTTCCTGACCGGTCTGCGTGTCGTGCCGTCCGAACTCGGTGAGGTGGGTGTGCTGGCGGGCGCCGGTGTGCTGGCCCTGTCGGTACAGGGCTGA
- a CDS encoding MerR family transcriptional regulator: MLAYRWLTARLFTSHPLRSELWFPMDMAVESEYTIDELARAADTTVRSVRVYHERGLLPSPEVRGRIGYYGSDHLNRLQTISRLLSRGMKLNGIRELLEAWDRGEGLAEVLGVADPPASEAITIAAHASPPERRSAPPELPDYVQQALATNGDPHEAYRVINPRCGDLTTRLVDAGIPARDAFGVVERLRSDCNQIADQYATQLFYFLAGQTYEQSERTPKDRAKLETELAIARLIATRAASELIDQAFARHAELPPA; this comes from the coding sequence ATGCTGGCGTATCGTTGGTTAACGGCACGTTTGTTTACGAGCCATCCTCTGAGGAGCGAATTGTGGTTTCCTATGGATATGGCTGTTGAGTCCGAATACACGATCGACGAGCTGGCGCGGGCAGCCGATACCACCGTGCGCAGCGTCCGCGTGTATCACGAGCGCGGGCTTCTCCCGTCGCCCGAAGTACGAGGTCGTATCGGCTATTACGGGTCCGATCACCTCAACCGGTTGCAGACGATCAGTCGCCTGCTCAGCCGGGGTATGAAGCTGAACGGGATCCGGGAACTACTCGAAGCCTGGGATCGCGGTGAAGGACTGGCGGAGGTGCTCGGCGTCGCCGACCCACCCGCCTCGGAAGCGATTACGATCGCCGCGCACGCGTCGCCACCGGAACGCAGGTCGGCGCCCCCGGAACTTCCGGACTACGTGCAGCAGGCGCTCGCCACGAACGGCGATCCGCACGAGGCATACCGCGTGATCAACCCGCGCTGCGGCGACCTCACCACCCGGCTCGTCGATGCGGGTATCCCGGCGCGCGACGCGTTCGGTGTGGTCGAGCGGCTCAGATCCGACTGCAACCAGATCGCCGATCAGTATGCGACCCAACTGTTCTATTTTCTGGCGGGCCAGACCTACGAACAGTCCGAGCGCACACCGAAGGACCGCGCCAAATTGGAGACAGAGCTGGCCATCGCCCGCCTGATCGCCACCCGCGCGGCGTCGGAGCTGATCGACCAGGCCTTCGCCCGCCACGCCGAGCTGCCTCCGGCCTGA